From the Drosophila suzukii chromosome 2 unlocalized genomic scaffold, CBGP_Dsuzu_IsoJpt1.0 scf_2c, whole genome shotgun sequence genome, one window contains:
- the LOC139352160 gene encoding uncharacterized protein gives MEWINSLNQAFDSAQTSLERLDFAEISSDHRIEFAEVFMDVKAKLSRGLAAHRKSQLPASTAANSTSIDITNNADLSFRSRKPRLPNLEIARFHGSYSEWPDFLATFTTVIGNDDELSDIEKLQYLRSSLGGVALETIRSLEPSNANFKKAMNLLVNRFDNKVLHFQAHVQAIFGLKGVEKGSSKGLRELSDCMNSHLRAIRTLANTQQILDGLLIHIVTRKLDQRTREKWEEDLSITELSTWDAMESFLEKRCRMMVNLDQALETQTSGQQKMLKALRC, from the coding sequence atggaatggatcaattccttaaaccaggcatttgattctgcgcagacatcgttggaaagactggactttgcagagatctcgagcgaccatcggattgaatttgctgaagtcttcatggatgtgaaggcgaaactaagccgaggcttggcggctcatcgcaagtcacaattgccggcttcaaccgctgcaaattcaacatctattgacatcactaataatgcggatctttcttttcgatctagaaagcctcggttgccaaatttggaaattgctcgttttcatggatcctactctgagtggccggattttcttgcgactttcactacggtcatcggaaatgatgatgagctaagcgacattgaaaaattacaatatttgcgttcgagtttgggcggcgtggctctggaaaccatacgatcgctcgaaccctcgaatgctaattttaaaaaggctatgaatttgctggttaatcgatttgataataaagttttacactttcaggcacatgttcaggcaatattcggtttaaagggtgtcgagaagggatcttcgaagggtcttcgggagctgagcgattgcatgaactcgcatctgcgagcaattcgaaccctggccaatacgcaacaaattttggatggacttttaattcacatcgtcactcggaaactggatcagaggacgcgggaaaaatgggaagaggatttgtcaatcactgagctgtctacctgggatgctatggagtcgtttttggaaaagaggtgcaggatgatggtaaacttggatcaagccttggAAACTCAAACATcaggccagcag